One Nostoc sp. UHCC 0302 DNA window includes the following coding sequences:
- a CDS encoding ribonuclease R family protein, giving the protein MEFSIATLLANFTDDKLVARKVLEKKLGCEDEDSLQKLHIALEVLEKIGILVKERGKYRRVTEEGVIEAKLRCSSKGFCFAIQDVEGAEDIYIRESHLSNAWNGDRVLVRVLKEGSRRRSPEGEVKLILERSNHTLLARIKQVESGFRAVPLDDRLLFELKLQPNGAKLDQAIDHLAHVEVLRYPLAQYPPLGRVVQILGSDAEAAADIDLVTCKHDLSRTFPDNVQEAAAKLSKRLLKADLKNRLDLRNLFTLTIVGVNGDSKIVENALSLQRNAAGLWVLGFHISDVSHYVQPDEPLDREAFKRGRSVYLGELVLPMLPDAVAERSSLVAGSDRLTLSFLITIDPESGEVDQWELQPSVIKVDTALSKEQAQAILAGQPEKKTDKEVIQILQDLQALQKTVKQSRLGRGSLQLNLPPSQNPYYDEGILGAVVVNDSLVRSLLTELVLLVNELIATHFNALGVPAIWRVQGAPDSEDVQEMLKLSINLGVDLALDPEVDIQPLDYQQLTRAFAESPSEQVLTYLLQDTLKPAAYSTTKGSHFGLALAQYTHFTAPLRRYPDLLMQRVYYSLLEHGRDRRNTRVKDRVNLRHSSSHIEINWNVLPPELQQELQSDLTRVIVQINDREKEVQEAEADLAGLQKAQLMKQRIGQVFQGVITGVQSYGFFVEIEVPAAEVEVSGNPGVPLRVEGLVHVSSLKDDWYEYRARQQALFGRKNRASYRLGDRVGVQVKSVDYYRQQIDLVTVGSDGVPKGLSENGSREDVSDLYLPNDIDVDDLDPYGEDE; this is encoded by the coding sequence ATGGAATTTTCAATCGCTACACTCCTTGCCAATTTCACCGATGATAAATTGGTAGCTCGTAAAGTTTTGGAAAAGAAACTTGGTTGCGAGGATGAAGACAGTTTACAAAAACTTCACATTGCCTTAGAGGTTCTAGAAAAAATTGGTATTTTGGTGAAAGAACGGGGCAAGTACCGCCGTGTCACAGAAGAGGGAGTCATCGAAGCAAAACTGCGTTGTTCTAGTAAGGGCTTTTGCTTCGCTATTCAGGATGTAGAAGGAGCCGAGGATATTTACATCCGTGAGAGTCATCTGAGTAATGCTTGGAATGGCGATCGCGTTTTAGTAAGAGTTCTCAAAGAAGGCAGTCGTCGACGCTCTCCCGAAGGAGAAGTGAAGCTGATTCTAGAACGTTCCAATCACACTCTCCTGGCACGGATTAAACAGGTAGAAAGCGGTTTTCGGGCTGTACCCTTAGATGATCGTCTCTTGTTTGAACTCAAGCTGCAACCGAACGGTGCAAAATTAGATCAAGCAATCGATCACCTTGCCCATGTAGAAGTCCTGCGTTACCCGTTAGCACAATATCCCCCCCTAGGCCGGGTGGTGCAAATCCTTGGCAGCGATGCTGAAGCTGCTGCTGACATAGATTTGGTAACGTGCAAGCACGACCTTTCCCGTACTTTCCCAGATAACGTCCAAGAAGCCGCGGCAAAGTTATCCAAAAGGCTGCTCAAAGCCGACCTGAAAAATCGGTTGGATTTACGTAATTTATTTACCCTAACTATCGTCGGAGTCAATGGTGACTCCAAAATAGTAGAAAATGCTTTGAGCTTGCAAAGAAACGCAGCCGGACTGTGGGTTTTAGGTTTTCATATCAGTGATGTATCCCACTATGTTCAGCCAGACGAACCGCTAGATAGAGAAGCATTCAAGCGGGGAAGGTCAGTGTATCTAGGAGAGTTGGTGCTGCCAATGTTGCCTGATGCTGTGGCAGAACGCAGTTCTTTAGTAGCTGGAAGCGATCGCTTAACTCTGTCTTTTTTAATTACGATTGATCCAGAGTCAGGAGAAGTAGACCAGTGGGAACTTCAACCCAGCGTCATCAAAGTAGATACCGCACTGAGTAAAGAACAAGCCCAAGCAATTCTCGCAGGTCAACCTGAAAAGAAAACTGACAAAGAGGTTATTCAGATACTACAAGACCTGCAAGCCTTGCAAAAAACTGTGAAACAGTCACGTTTAGGGCGTGGGAGCTTGCAGTTGAATCTGCCACCCAGCCAAAACCCCTACTATGATGAAGGAATTCTGGGGGCTGTGGTAGTAAATGATTCACTCGTGCGATCGCTATTAACAGAGTTAGTGCTGCTAGTTAATGAACTGATCGCAACTCACTTCAATGCTTTAGGTGTTCCCGCAATTTGGCGAGTTCAAGGCGCACCCGATTCCGAAGATGTCCAGGAAATGCTGAAATTGTCGATAAATTTAGGCGTTGATCTGGCATTAGACCCAGAAGTTGATATCCAACCCCTAGATTATCAACAGTTGACCAGGGCTTTTGCAGAATCTCCTTCTGAGCAAGTTCTCACCTACTTGTTGCAAGACACCCTCAAGCCAGCTGCATACAGCACCACCAAAGGATCTCACTTTGGGTTGGCATTAGCGCAATACACCCATTTTACCGCCCCTTTGCGACGTTATCCAGATTTGCTCATGCAAAGAGTGTATTATTCGCTACTGGAGCATGGACGCGATCGCCGCAATACCCGTGTGAAAGACCGTGTTAACCTGCGCCATTCCTCCAGCCACATAGAAATTAACTGGAACGTTTTACCCCCAGAATTGCAACAAGAATTACAAAGCGATTTAACTAGGGTAATTGTCCAGATTAACGACAGGGAAAAAGAAGTCCAAGAAGCCGAAGCTGATTTAGCAGGACTGCAAAAAGCGCAACTGATGAAACAGCGCATCGGTCAAGTGTTTCAAGGCGTGATTACTGGTGTTCAATCCTACGGTTTCTTTGTAGAAATTGAAGTACCAGCAGCCGAAGTTGAGGTTAGCGGTAATCCTGGTGTACCTCTTAGGGTTGAAGGACTGGTACACGTCAGTTCTCTCAAAGATGATTGGTATGAATATCGCGCCAGACAACAAGCACTCTTTGGCCGCAAAAATCGTGCTTCCTATAGACTAGGCGATCGCGTCGGCGTCCAAGTTAAAAGTGTCGATTACTACCGTCAGCAAATTGATCTAGTAACAGTTGGCAGCGACGGTGTACCTAAAGGCTTGAGCGAGAACGGTTCCCGCGAAGATGTTTCAGACCTCTATTTACCAAACGACATTGATGTTGACGACTTAGATCCCTATGGTGAGGATGAGTAA
- a CDS encoding ABC transporter substrate-binding protein, with amino-acid sequence MHRRWLLSALALLLSIVLAACTTATTQQLQPKVADSVDRANTNSQESPKKEVKRVVALTSLSADIISQLDQTKIVGITGSRLFKDDPRFKDIPRVSEGQNPPNLEKIVVLKPDLVIGAEGFSDVPIQKLKQLGISTLLTKVNKWESLTELTTTLAQSIGADPQSLLNRYKTFLPDNPNQSPSALVLVSRQPILAPNKNSWAGDLLGKFQVKNLAAELQGKSSIGGYITLSAEKVLEANPEVIILVNPPQGNSQAALLNSFKKEAFWKQLEATKNNRVYVFDYFGLVNPGSINAIEKACQQLKQDLFAVEKT; translated from the coding sequence ATGCATCGCCGATGGCTATTATCTGCTTTAGCACTTTTATTGAGTATAGTTTTAGCTGCTTGTACGACTGCAACCACTCAGCAGCTACAACCAAAAGTAGCAGATTCCGTTGATAGGGCTAATACCAATTCTCAAGAATCACCAAAAAAAGAGGTAAAAAGAGTTGTTGCTCTTACCTCTCTATCAGCTGATATTATCTCTCAACTTGATCAAACAAAAATTGTCGGGATTACTGGTAGCAGATTATTTAAAGATGATCCACGATTTAAAGATATTCCCCGCGTTAGCGAAGGGCAAAATCCGCCAAATTTAGAAAAAATAGTAGTACTCAAACCAGATTTAGTGATTGGTGCTGAAGGTTTTTCTGACGTACCAATTCAAAAACTCAAGCAGCTAGGAATTTCAACCTTGCTCACCAAGGTAAATAAATGGGAATCTTTAACAGAACTTACTACAACATTGGCGCAGTCAATTGGTGCAGATCCTCAGTCTTTATTAAACCGTTATAAAACTTTCTTACCAGATAATCCAAATCAAAGTCCTTCTGCTTTGGTACTGGTTAGTCGTCAGCCAATCTTAGCTCCCAATAAAAATAGTTGGGCTGGGGATTTACTGGGAAAATTCCAGGTAAAAAATCTAGCAGCAGAATTGCAAGGTAAAAGCTCGATTGGTGGTTACATAACGCTTTCGGCTGAGAAAGTTTTAGAAGCCAATCCAGAGGTAATAATTTTAGTTAATCCCCCACAAGGGAATTCCCAAGCAGCACTTTTAAATTCCTTCAAAAAAGAAGCTTTTTGGAAGCAACTAGAAGCAACTAAAAATAACAGAGTCTATGTATTTGATTATTTTGGTCTAGTGAATCCAGGTAGCATAAACGCGATTGAAAAAGCTTGTCAGCAGCTTAAGCAAGACTTGTTTGCAGTAGAGAAAACGTAG
- a CDS encoding thioredoxin domain-containing protein, giving the protein MTNRLAEAKSLYLRKHAENPIDWWSWSDEALATARAQNKPIFLSIGYSSCHWCTVMEGEAFSNTAIAEYMNSNFLPIKVDREERPDLDSIYMQALQMMSGQGGWPLNVFLSPEDLVPFYAGTYFPVDSRYGRPGFLQVLQALRRYYDTEKEDLHQRKALIIESLLTSAVLQDGTTNELEDDELLRKGWETSTGIITPSQQGNSFPMIPYAELALRGTRFNFESRYDGKQISTQRGLDLALGGIYDHVGGGFHRYTVDPTWTVPHFEKMLYDNGQIVEYLANLWSAGIQKPAFERAVAGTAQWLKREMTAPEGYFYAAQDADSFTNATAVEPEEGAFYVWSYSELEQLLTPEELTELQQEFTVSPRGNFEGKNVLQRRYPGQLSARLEATLNKLFTARYGVTPESLETFPPARNNQEAKTNNWPGRIPSVTDTKMIVAWNSLMISGLAKAAEVFKQSSYLELAARAANFILEHQFVDGRFHRLNYEGQPTVLAQSEDYALFIKALLDLHQVSLSSDENHFIQTPHSFWLEKAIAIQDEFDEFLWSLELGGYFNASSDSSQDLIVRERSYADNATPSANGVAIANLVRLALLTDNLHYLDLAELGLKAFRNVMRGAPQACPSLFTALDWYRNSTLIRTTPEQINSLIFKYLPTAVFAVASDLPQGSVGLVCQGLKCLAPAESAEHLWQQVQQSQTRG; this is encoded by the coding sequence ATGACTAATCGCCTTGCTGAAGCTAAGAGCCTCTATCTACGCAAACACGCCGAAAACCCCATAGATTGGTGGTCTTGGTCTGACGAAGCACTTGCAACTGCAAGGGCGCAAAATAAACCAATTTTTCTCTCCATTGGCTACTCTAGTTGTCACTGGTGTACTGTCATGGAAGGTGAAGCTTTTTCCAATACAGCTATTGCCGAGTACATGAATAGTAACTTTCTTCCGATCAAAGTAGACAGAGAAGAAAGGCCAGACCTGGATAGCATTTATATGCAGGCTTTACAGATGATGAGCGGTCAAGGGGGTTGGCCTTTGAACGTCTTCCTTTCCCCAGAGGATTTAGTGCCGTTTTATGCTGGTACTTATTTTCCTGTGGACTCACGCTATGGTCGTCCTGGCTTTTTGCAAGTGTTACAGGCGCTTCGACGGTACTATGACACTGAAAAAGAGGACTTACACCAACGTAAAGCTTTAATTATTGAGTCGCTGCTCACGTCTGCGGTGTTGCAAGACGGAACTACAAACGAACTAGAAGACGACGAACTACTGCGAAAAGGTTGGGAAACCAGTACAGGTATAATTACTCCCAGCCAACAAGGTAACAGCTTTCCGATGATTCCCTACGCAGAACTAGCATTGCGAGGAACTCGATTTAATTTTGAATCGCGATATGATGGCAAGCAAATTTCTACCCAACGAGGATTAGACTTAGCGCTGGGAGGCATTTATGACCATGTAGGTGGTGGCTTTCATCGCTACACTGTTGACCCTACTTGGACAGTACCCCATTTTGAAAAGATGCTCTACGACAATGGACAAATCGTGGAGTATCTAGCAAATTTGTGGAGTGCAGGAATACAAAAACCAGCTTTTGAACGGGCAGTTGCTGGTACTGCACAGTGGCTGAAAAGGGAAATGACTGCACCTGAAGGTTACTTTTATGCAGCACAAGATGCTGACAGTTTTACTAACGCAACAGCAGTAGAACCAGAGGAAGGAGCCTTTTATGTCTGGAGTTACAGCGAACTAGAACAACTGTTAACACCTGAAGAACTAACAGAATTACAACAAGAGTTTACAGTTAGTCCTAGAGGTAATTTTGAAGGCAAAAATGTTTTACAAAGGCGTTATCCAGGGCAACTGAGCGCAAGACTGGAAGCTACATTAAACAAGCTGTTTACTGCTCGCTATGGTGTAACACCTGAGTCACTAGAAACTTTTCCCCCTGCTCGCAACAACCAGGAAGCAAAAACCAACAATTGGCCAGGGCGCATTCCTTCGGTGACAGATACAAAAATGATTGTTGCCTGGAATAGCTTAATGATTTCCGGTTTGGCAAAAGCTGCTGAGGTCTTTAAACAATCTTCTTACCTGGAATTAGCAGCACGAGCAGCAAATTTCATCTTGGAGCATCAGTTTGTAGATGGGCGTTTCCACCGACTTAACTATGAAGGCCAACCGACTGTATTAGCTCAGTCTGAAGATTACGCCCTTTTTATCAAAGCGCTGCTGGATTTACACCAAGTTTCGCTCTCAAGCGATGAGAATCACTTCATTCAAACTCCGCACTCTTTTTGGTTAGAAAAAGCGATCGCAATTCAAGATGAATTCGATGAATTTCTCTGGAGCTTGGAACTAGGTGGTTATTTTAACGCATCAAGTGATTCTAGTCAAGATTTAATAGTACGGGAGCGTAGCTACGCAGATAATGCTACACCATCAGCCAACGGAGTAGCGATCGCTAACCTTGTCCGTCTCGCCCTACTCACAGATAATTTACATTATTTGGATTTAGCGGAACTTGGCTTAAAAGCTTTTAGAAATGTGATGCGTGGCGCTCCTCAAGCTTGCCCCAGCTTGTTTACAGCCTTAGATTGGTATCGTAACTCTACCTTGATTCGCACTACACCTGAGCAGATAAACTCTCTTATTTTTAAGTATCTGCCGACTGCTGTGTTTGCCGTGGCATCAGATTTACCACAGGGAAGCGTTGGCTTAGTTTGCCAAGGCTTGAAGTGCCTTGCACCAGCAGAAAGTGCAGAGCATTTGTGGCAGCAAGTGCAACAAAGTCAGACTAGGGGATGA
- the clpP gene encoding ATP-dependent Clp endopeptidase proteolytic subunit ClpP codes for MIPIVIEQSGRGERAFDIYSRLLRERIIFLGQQVDNNLANLIVAQLLYLDAEDSEKDIYMYINSPGGSVTAGMGIFDTMKHIRPDVCTICTGLAASMGAFLLSAGAKGKRMSLPHSRIMIHQPLGGAQGQATDIEIQAREILYHKRRLNDYLADHTGQPIERIAEDTERDFFMSPDEAKEYGLIDQVIDRHAAGSRPAVAVVG; via the coding sequence ATGATTCCTATCGTAATTGAACAATCGGGTCGAGGTGAACGCGCCTTTGATATCTATTCACGACTGTTGCGTGAGCGTATCATCTTTTTGGGACAACAAGTTGATAACAACCTCGCTAACTTGATTGTTGCCCAATTGCTGTATTTGGATGCCGAAGACTCGGAGAAAGACATTTATATGTACATTAATTCTCCCGGTGGTTCGGTGACAGCTGGCATGGGTATTTTTGACACTATGAAGCATATTCGCCCTGATGTCTGTACCATTTGTACCGGACTAGCAGCGAGTATGGGCGCTTTTCTGCTCAGCGCAGGTGCTAAAGGCAAGCGAATGAGTTTACCCCATTCTCGGATTATGATTCATCAACCTTTAGGTGGCGCTCAAGGACAAGCGACTGATATTGAAATTCAGGCGCGGGAAATTCTTTACCACAAGCGGCGGCTAAACGACTATTTGGCCGACCACACTGGTCAACCAATTGAGCGCATTGCTGAAGATACTGAACGTGATTTCTTTATGTCGCCGGATGAAGCCAAAGAATATGGCTTAATTGACCAAGTAATTGACCGCCATGCTGCTGGTAGCCGTCCAGCAGTTGCTGTTGTCGGTTAA
- a CDS encoding molybdenum cofactor guanylyltransferase, translating into MTTRSNLTAIVLAGGKSSRMGQDKALIPIKEVPLLQQICSIAQECADTVYIVTPWPERYQHLLLPNCQFIRELPLPSGDEEVGMQENQKNSFTPPSPHTHGPLVGFAQGLAQVQTDWALLLACDLPRLRVEVLQDWASRLDNVGSEAIEQSSEPKAIAALAHNPKGWEPLCGFYRRDCLPQLLEFIKQGGRSFQEWLEQSPVEVLPLPEPEMLFNCNTPEDLALENSYPLN; encoded by the coding sequence ATGACGACACGCAGCAATTTAACTGCCATAGTCTTAGCAGGCGGTAAAAGTTCTCGCATGGGTCAAGATAAAGCCCTGATTCCCATTAAAGAAGTGCCATTGTTGCAGCAGATTTGTAGCATTGCCCAAGAGTGTGCCGATACTGTTTATATAGTCACTCCCTGGCCAGAACGCTATCAACATTTACTCTTACCCAATTGTCAATTTATCCGAGAACTACCTTTGCCTTCAGGAGATGAAGAGGTAGGAATGCAGGAAAATCAAAAGAATTCTTTCACCCCTCCATCTCCCCATACCCACGGCCCACTAGTAGGCTTTGCCCAAGGACTAGCCCAAGTACAGACAGATTGGGCATTGCTGCTAGCTTGCGATTTGCCGAGATTACGAGTTGAGGTCTTGCAAGATTGGGCAAGTAGACTTGATAATGTCGGGAGTGAAGCGATTGAGCAAAGCTCAGAACCAAAAGCGATCGCAGCGTTAGCCCATAATCCTAAAGGCTGGGAACCTCTGTGTGGTTTTTATCGCCGTGATTGTTTACCACAACTATTAGAGTTTATCAAGCAAGGCGGGCGATCGTTTCAAGAATGGCTTGAGCAATCTCCTGTAGAAGTTTTGCCTTTACCTGAACCCGAAATGCTGTTCAACTGTAATACACCAGAGGACTTGGCGTTGGAGAATAGCTATCCGTTAAATTGA
- a CDS encoding flavin prenyltransferase UbiX, which translates to MSNNTIPLILGVSGASGLIYAVRAIKFLLEAEYSIELVASKATYMVWQSEQDIRMPPESTQQEQFWREQAGVALSGKLQCHPWSDVGANIASGSFRTLGMMIIPCSMSTVAKLAAGLSSDLLERAADVQLKEGRKLVVVPRETPFSLIHLRNLTSLAEVGARIVPAIPAWYHNPQTIEDLVDFVVARALDQLDIDCIPIQRWQGRR; encoded by the coding sequence GTGTCAAATAACACTATTCCTCTGATTTTAGGCGTATCGGGTGCATCTGGTCTGATTTACGCCGTTCGCGCTATCAAATTTTTGCTAGAAGCGGAGTATAGTATTGAACTGGTTGCATCTAAGGCAACTTACATGGTTTGGCAGTCGGAGCAAGATATCCGAATGCCACCAGAATCCACTCAACAAGAACAATTCTGGCGAGAGCAAGCTGGGGTTGCACTCTCAGGTAAACTGCAATGCCATCCTTGGAGTGATGTCGGAGCTAACATCGCCAGTGGTTCCTTTCGGACTCTAGGAATGATGATCATTCCATGCAGTATGAGTACAGTGGCAAAGCTAGCAGCGGGTTTAAGTTCCGATTTACTAGAACGAGCTGCGGATGTTCAACTCAAAGAGGGGCGAAAGCTGGTGGTCGTCCCTCGTGAAACTCCTTTTAGCCTGATTCACCTACGTAACTTGACCTCTCTAGCAGAAGTTGGAGCCAGGATTGTCCCTGCTATTCCCGCTTGGTATCATAATCCTCAAACTATTGAGGATTTGGTTGATTTTGTAGTTGCTCGTGCTTTAGATCAACTAGATATTGACTGCATCCCAATTCAGCGGTGGCAAGGTCGTCGCTAG
- a CDS encoding ferritin-like domain-containing protein — protein sequence MQELDLNKTIDLLNAIMEFELAGVVRYTHYSLMVTGPNRIPIVAFFKAQASESLLHAEQVGEILTGLDGHPSLRIAPMEETYKHTVKDILAESLSHEKKALDLYKSLLETVTNASIYLEEFARGMIGQEEMHNLELKKMLRDFS from the coding sequence ATGCAAGAGCTTGACCTAAATAAGACCATTGACTTGCTAAATGCCATTATGGAATTTGAATTAGCAGGGGTAGTTCGATATACACATTATTCCTTGATGGTGACTGGCCCTAACCGCATTCCAATTGTGGCTTTCTTTAAAGCCCAGGCAAGTGAATCTCTACTCCATGCCGAACAAGTGGGAGAAATACTCACGGGTTTAGATGGACATCCCTCTTTGAGAATCGCCCCAATGGAAGAAACTTACAAGCATACGGTCAAGGACATCTTGGCAGAAAGCTTATCTCACGAGAAAAAAGCTCTTGATTTGTATAAAAGTTTGCTTGAAACTGTCACCAACGCTAGCATTTATCTTGAAGAATTTGCGCGGGGGATGATTGGACAAGAAGAGATGCATAATCTCGAACTGAAAAAGATGCTACGCGATTTTAGCTAG
- a CDS encoding helix-hairpin-helix domain-containing protein, with translation MIKFRYICLTFATAAIVSLSACNSTPTAETPSAPVANSTPQATEAVSQNNHSGHGSKAKININSAILSQLDKFEAKLGVPALSNKIQAARPYASPEDLVTKKVITQEQFDQIKDQVTVQEVVLTGEAKDVDYMTKLGLMKGHLFVAQELLDKNQPKQAEPHIGHPVEEIYVDVEDQLNERKVKEFKTTLVSLQDLVKSKPKDAKVKTDFTASVQSVDGAIAVLPVAQRSKPGFVLQVINELLDSANSEYGAAIADGKIAAAIEYQDSRGFVTYANDLYKGISSKVAQADPEAHKAIETSLAELVKAWPSVIPPATPVKTPEDVTKLIKTIEENSQKAIDKTSTQAQR, from the coding sequence ATGATAAAATTTCGCTATATTTGTTTAACTTTCGCCACAGCAGCAATAGTTAGTCTGAGTGCTTGTAACAGTACGCCAACGGCAGAAACTCCATCCGCGCCAGTTGCTAACTCTACTCCCCAAGCTACAGAGGCCGTGAGTCAGAACAATCACAGCGGTCATGGTAGTAAAGCGAAAATTAACATTAATAGTGCTATTTTGTCTCAGTTGGATAAGTTTGAAGCTAAACTAGGTGTCCCAGCTTTATCAAATAAAATTCAGGCGGCTCGCCCTTATGCTAGTCCAGAAGATTTAGTTACTAAAAAAGTTATTACTCAGGAACAGTTTGACCAAATTAAAGACCAAGTAACTGTTCAAGAAGTAGTACTCACAGGTGAGGCAAAAGATGTTGACTACATGACTAAGTTAGGCTTAATGAAAGGGCATCTTTTCGTAGCGCAAGAACTGCTGGATAAGAATCAGCCGAAACAGGCAGAACCTCATATTGGGCATCCAGTTGAGGAGATTTACGTTGATGTAGAAGACCAGCTAAATGAGCGCAAAGTCAAAGAATTTAAGACAACTTTGGTAAGTTTACAAGATTTAGTGAAATCTAAACCCAAAGATGCTAAAGTCAAAACTGATTTTACCGCTTCAGTGCAATCAGTCGATGGAGCGATCGCAGTTTTGCCAGTAGCTCAACGTTCCAAACCAGGATTTGTGCTACAGGTGATTAATGAATTGCTAGATTCAGCCAACTCAGAATATGGAGCGGCGATCGCAGATGGTAAAATAGCCGCAGCAATTGAGTATCAAGATTCCCGTGGCTTTGTCACCTATGCTAATGATTTATACAAAGGAATTTCTAGTAAAGTAGCTCAAGCAGATCCGGAAGCACACAAAGCAATTGAAACAAGTTTGGCTGAGCTAGTAAAAGCTTGGCCTAGTGTCATTCCCCCAGCTACACCAGTTAAGACTCCTGAAGATGTTACTAAGCTTATCAAGACCATTGAAGAAAACTCTCAAAAAGCGATCGACAAAACTAGCACCCAAGCGCAACGATAA
- a CDS encoding FTR1 family protein — protein MNFSDAIPTFVITLREGVEAALVVGIVLALLKKAKQSRLKPWVYAGVGVGIAISGLIGVLFSWVTQALGRAYPQYAGVIEPALEGVFSVLAIAMLSWMLIWMTKQARFMKAQVEGAVTSALTKKGNAGWGIFSLIFVAVLREGFETVLFIAGSLQQGLMPAIGAIGGLITSVVIGVLLFKWGIRINIRLFFQAMGVLLVLIVAGLVVTALQRFDEAVASVALSSRASESLCFYYERFTRVHSCILGPMVWNTSKILPDEQFPGVILQSLFGYRENLYIVQAIGYVVFLFTVGGLYFRSIVGDSPKTRKNTSVGQRPIGSVKD, from the coding sequence ATGAACTTTAGTGATGCCATACCTACTTTTGTGATTACACTCCGAGAAGGAGTGGAAGCTGCCCTTGTTGTTGGCATTGTCCTAGCTTTGCTGAAAAAAGCTAAACAAAGCCGACTCAAACCTTGGGTATATGCTGGTGTCGGTGTTGGCATTGCCATCAGTGGTTTGATAGGTGTGCTATTCAGTTGGGTGACTCAAGCACTTGGCAGAGCTTATCCGCAATACGCGGGAGTGATTGAGCCAGCACTGGAAGGCGTGTTTAGTGTGTTGGCGATCGCAATGCTCAGCTGGATGCTAATCTGGATGACTAAACAAGCCAGATTTATGAAAGCTCAAGTTGAAGGAGCTGTCACCAGCGCTTTGACAAAAAAGGGCAATGCTGGATGGGGTATTTTTAGCTTAATTTTTGTTGCCGTCCTGCGTGAAGGTTTTGAAACCGTTCTGTTTATTGCTGGTAGTCTTCAACAGGGGTTAATGCCCGCTATTGGCGCTATTGGCGGACTTATAACATCAGTAGTAATAGGCGTACTGTTATTTAAATGGGGTATTAGAATTAACATTCGCCTGTTTTTCCAAGCAATGGGCGTTTTATTAGTATTGATTGTCGCTGGGTTAGTTGTGACAGCACTGCAACGTTTTGACGAGGCTGTTGCTAGCGTTGCTCTCAGCAGCCGTGCCTCAGAAAGCCTTTGTTTCTATTACGAACGCTTTACCAGAGTTCATTCTTGTATTTTGGGGCCAATGGTTTGGAATACTTCCAAAATCTTGCCTGATGAACAGTTTCCTGGTGTTATTCTCCAATCTTTGTTTGGCTACAGAGAAAATCTTTATATTGTGCAAGCAATAGGATATGTAGTATTTTTATTCACTGTTGGAGGGTTGTATTTCCGCAGCATTGTTGGTGATTCTCCTAAAACTAGAAAGAACACATCTGTTGGACAAAGACCGATTGGTTCCGTGAAGGATTAA
- a CDS encoding LapA family protein: protein MAVIRLILLVAVLGGLTLLLVQNWSPALSLVFLGMRTQPLPLAIWILFSIATGAFTSIAITILFKLSNYFTPGQRQAPAKSTTSRRGKATPREEFTPPSANPPPSASKREYTTSDEFDDWENNSSNDDWNFDEKSEEASTPSPQTQQFKDSKSYERQSEPKSSSQSGSVYSYSYREPKNTAAGKPESVYDADYRVIIPPYQSPTTNQVENDDDDWEFLDDDDFEDKDKRPRK from the coding sequence ATGGCTGTAATTCGCTTAATTCTATTAGTGGCGGTACTAGGAGGACTAACACTGTTGTTAGTTCAAAATTGGTCACCTGCACTATCGCTAGTATTTTTGGGTATGCGGACTCAACCATTACCGCTAGCAATCTGGATTTTGTTTAGTATTGCCACTGGTGCTTTCACATCTATAGCGATCACGATCTTATTTAAATTATCTAATTATTTTACGCCAGGGCAACGCCAAGCCCCCGCCAAATCAACAACTTCAAGACGTGGTAAAGCCACTCCTAGAGAAGAGTTTACACCCCCTTCTGCTAATCCTCCACCGTCAGCTAGTAAAAGAGAATACACAACTAGTGACGAATTTGATGATTGGGAGAATAACAGCAGTAATGATGATTGGAATTTTGATGAAAAGTCAGAGGAAGCGTCTACCCCTAGTCCTCAAACTCAACAGTTTAAAGACTCTAAATCTTACGAACGTCAATCGGAACCTAAAAGCAGTTCTCAATCTGGTTCAGTTTACTCCTATAGTTACCGAGAGCCAAAAAATACTGCTGCGGGCAAACCTGAATCAGTTTACGATGCTGATTACCGGGTAATCATTCCCCCTTATCAATCCCCAACTACAAATCAAGTTGAGAATGATGATGATGATTGGGAATTTTTGGACGATGACGATTTTGAGGATAAGGATAAACGCCCCCGTAAGTAG